The following coding sequences lie in one Lolium perenne isolate Kyuss_39 chromosome 2, Kyuss_2.0, whole genome shotgun sequence genomic window:
- the LOC127329195 gene encoding F-box protein At1g11270-like translates to MDHRRPEKRCRTTPPPLTAGVALPDDLIFMEILVRLPVKCLLRFKCVCRSWRARMQDAGFVRRQCDFSRTSRPPSMLVVARKNAYNDEEDEELSEPEDIAFYRLRPGHKPGDFETKPAELLLDKAACPPEAAGVTDAIHAAHCDGLVALATTTNQVFVCNPATQELVALPLGSPDVDTDKFPSVAIGFDRWRDQYVIARYFYRRWCYDKSRRKLDYDIGHEVFALGGSDSWSWELTVDPPHSIGGTPPVCVGDAFYWACDDLEDPCPSSLLRFGLRDRTFDDLVPCPPHFAYNAALDHLAELDGKLCHTNNGASLTTFEVWQLADGDDTQPAQWSLRCRIDPGPLYDEGFGCYGFQPLWASRGGMLVRVSDNDEMLYWCDEKGRGVEEVLDLEDDVDSEHDKELKNHVYHVVPYRESLVPITPSNVIKV, encoded by the coding sequence ATGGATCATCGTCGCCCGGAGAAACGCTGCAGGACAACACCGCCCCCTCTGACCGCCGGCGTCGCCCTCCCCGACGACCTAATTTTCATGGAAATCCTGGTGCGGCTCCCCGTCAAATGTCTCCTGCGCTTCAAATGCGTCTGCCGCTCCTGGCGCGCCCGGATGCAAGACGCCGGCTTCGTCCGTCGCCAATGCGACTTCTCTCGGACGAGCCGGCCGCCGTCCATGCTCGTCGTCGCCCGCAAGAACGCCTACAATGACGAAGAAGACGAAGAgctctccgagcccgaggacatcgCCTTCTACCGCCTGCGGCCAGGGCACAAACCGGGCGACTTCGAGACCAAGCCGGCGGAGCTGCTGCTGGACAAGGCGGCGTGCCCACCGGAAGCGGCAGGCGTCACGGACGCGATCCACGCCGCGCACTGCGACGGCCTGGTCGCGCTCGCGACAACCACGAACCAGGTATTCGTGTGCAACCCGGCCACCCAGGAGCTCGTCGCGCTTCCGCTCGGCAGTCCGGACGTGGACACCGACAAGTTTCCGTCCGTGGCGATCGGATTCGACCGCTGGCGCGACCAGTACGTCATCGCCAGGTACTTCTACCGGCGGTGGTGCTACGACAAGTCCAGACGCAAGCTCGATTACGACATCGGGCACGAGGTGTTCGCGCTCGGGGGCAGCGACTCTTGGTCTTGGGAGCTCACCGTCGACCCGCCGCACTCTATCGGCGGCACGCCGCCCGTTTGCGTGGGGGACGCCTTCTACTGGGCGTGCGACGACCTCGAAGATCCTTGCCCAAGCTCTCTGCTGCGGTTTGGCCTGCGCGACAGGACGTTCGACGACCTAGTGCCATGCCCTCCCCACTTCGCCTACAACGCTGCCCTGGACCATCTGGCCGAGCTAGACGGCAAGCTGTGCCACACCAACAACGGGGCCTCGCTGACGACCTTCGAGGTGTGGCAGCTGGCGGACGGGGATGATACACAACCAGCCCAGTGGTCGCTGCGCTGCCGGATCGACCCCGGACCATTATACGACGAGGGGTTTGGGTGCTACGGCTTCCAGCCGCTTTGGGCTTCTCGGGGCGGGATGCTGGTGAGGGTGTCAGACAACGACGAGATGTTGTACTGGTGCGACGAGAAGGGACGAGGCGTGGAGGAAGTGCTGGACCTGGAAGACGATGTGGACTCGGAGCACGACAAGGAACTTAAGAACCATGTTTACCACGTCGTCCCGTACCGAGAGAGTCTTGTCCCAATCACACCAAGTAATGTAATTAAGGTGTAA